The Cryptococcus neoformans var. neoformans B-3501A chromosome 4, whole genome shotgun sequence genome has a window encoding:
- a CDS encoding hypothetical protein (HMMPfam hit to Patatin, Patatin-like phospholipase, score: 169.1, E(): 9e-48; HMMPfam hit to cNMP_binding, Cyclic nucleotide-binding domain, score: 127.6, E(): 2.8e-35), which yields MSSIPTPPDANGNPLIALAVAVIYAILYVLQGVKYGVSLLTIGIPSCIVRMLQYSLTISLGFPHLLALFAGALLALFFLIRYRYLTRYAQLKESALPPPSPPALASRLLPLDGDGLGLPDSRSQTSSFHNYLDDFLSAIRIFGYLEKPVFHELSRHLQTRRLAAGDTLEIGGGEFWCVVEGKVQVFAPDASSQGTPTPSSDTNSPTRPSFNGYHLLNEVSTGGTLSSLFSILSLFTEDIKLSWKSSADDEGEEEQIFEGAPEQSSAKLRVRRANSDVSQLGPDSIGVRAMDPTPLPESIDSHGDSSVPQRRRERSSSIDAAGETVREREGIFASASLPISSTEPPSPRRSQSLRSSPRLNSATNLLSSQSEHLRSSVPRKAGIEIGSKALKGTIARATEDTTLAVIPAAAFRKLTRKFPKASGTIVQVVLERFSRVTFMTAHKYLGLTREILQTESSLNLLVTHPLPRSFYTGGGMQALRARFQPEALAKESVHYDSLKSSPNARVSSKDYFNYVPASPTVKAPSLPAMTPKPLSPIIHKSSLGQTATTTVKNEPLNGGSSPLDETRDKVPSFGLSTAAATNPDASFRHASPFIRRTSAMRQQVAAGDLAMSVHNLPDESGQAYYRPTAITPGLSKMDTWQRRYSSSWNLNDSPHTDGQPVDPQRDDESLLNESFDLKEAVLNSIAKSIGLYQEAESNSDMIARSSMAPSVSALSTPNSPMFPPNAGTPLQGSTRSRPPHFGNVLDLINASSQNEGVIGGMLREAAFNSRPDDEASSISMSLHDSQGGASGVDRKIMKDLERHVEILFFKKGSVLVKEGERSPGMYYVIDGFLETSLPFRSTSSNQENPNSTPGSKHRQSSFGSSNERPFKTALGLDTSKGKELDDGSKKDEALFTVKPGGIAGYLSSLCCTDSYVDITAKTDCFVGFLPHHTLERIIERRPIVLLTLAKRLLSLLSPLVLHIDAALDWQQLNAGQVLYEKGDKSTDFYIVINGRLRAFTEKNDNMHVLREYGQNDSIGELDVITAVDRSETVHAIRDSELVRIPAALFDAISIKHPETTVQFMRLIAGRVRRALGDEMNGRVPGLPTTDMNLKTVCVLGSTRNVPVTQFAGKLKNALEEIGASTSYLDQGIVMRHLGRHAFARIGKLKVAGWLADQEQHYRTVLYVADSPPASQWTLTCIRQADLVLVVSMGDDPSLGEYEKLLLATKTTARKELILLHDERTVAPGSTRQWLSNRPWIQTHYHVELPGVVTPARPIPPVHDAAAIAAFKHLREQVETRIKKYRGLRPFTRPRRPPHMNDFARIARRLCGQQIGLVLGGGGARGISHIGMLQALEEFGIPIDAIGGCSIGSFVGGLYARETDLLETAGRTKQFSGRMGSMWRILSDVTYPFVSYTTGHEFNRGIYKAFYNTHIEDFWIPFFANSTNITHSRMEVHRTGYAWRYVRASMTLAGLLPPLSDNGNLLVDGGYMDNTPIQPLRENGIRDIIVVDVGSVDDTSPRDYGDSVSGWWIFFNRFNPFYERRVLSMTEISSRLTYVSSVKTLEGVKATPGCHYIAMPVQQFDTLGGFKRFSEVMEIGLKAGRETLKKWKEEGKLPTGLVDEAKGSKAVQRGNRLRRMSI from the exons ATGTCCTCCATTCCAACCCCTCCGGACGCCAACGGCAACCCTCTCATTGCTTTAGCTGTTGCTGTCATCTATGCTATTTTATACGTTCTTCAAGGAGTCAAGTATGGGGTCAGCTTACTTACTATTGGCATCCCGAG CTGCATCGTCCGTATGCTCCAATATAGCCTGACTATCTCACTCGGTTTTCCACATCTCCTTGCTTTATTTGCCGGCGCGCTTCTcgcactcttcttcctcataaGATATCGCTACCTTACGCGTTATGCTCAGCTAAAAGAGTCAGCTCTACCACCTCCGTCTCCGCCTGCACTCGCTAGCCGCCTATTACCTTTGGATGGGGACGGGCTGGGTTTGCCAGATTCTAGGTCGcaaacatcatcatttcaTAACTACCTTGATGATTTCCTCTCCGCTATTAGAATATTTGGCTATTTGGAAAAACCAGTATTCCATGAGTTAAGTAGACATCTGCAAACTAGGAGACTTGCGGCAGGGGATACATTAGAAATCGGTGGCGGTGAATTCTGGTGCGTTGTGGAAGGCAAAGTACAAGTG TTCGCACCGGATGCTTCTTCGCAAGGAACCCCGACACCCTCTTCCGATACCAACAGCCCTACAAGACCCTCATTCAACGGCTATCATCTCCTTAATGAAGTATCCACAGGCGGgactctctcttctcttttctctatCCTTTCCCTATTCACTGAAGATATAAAACTTTCATGGAAAAGTTctgcagatgatgaaggcgaagaggagcagATTTTTGAAGGTGCTCCTGAACAGTCATCGGCAAAATTGAGGGTCAGAAGGGCAAATTCAGATGTAAGCCAACTGGGGCCGGACTCTATTGGGGTCCGTGCAATGGATCCAACTCCTCTCCCTGAATCAATCGATAGCCATGGAGACTCAAGTGTTCCCCAACGTCGCCGAGAAAGATCGTCTTCTATAGATGCTGCTGGAGAAACGGTTCGCGAAAGAGAAGGCATTTTTGCCAGCGCTTCGCTGCCTATTTCAAGTACTGAGCCCCCTTCTCCCCGACGCTCCCAGTCGCTCCGTTCTTCACCTCGTCTGAATTCTGCTACGAACTTATTGTCCTCTCAGTCTGAACACCTACGATCTTCAGTACCGAGGAAAGCGGGTATAGAGATCGGATCAAAAGCGCTGAAAGGGACCATTGCTCGGGCGACTGAGGATACAACACTCGCCGTGATTCCTGCCGCTGCTTTTCGAAAATTAACTAGAAAATTTCCCAAAGCCAGCGGGACAATCGTGCAAGTTGTCTTGGAAAGGTTCAGCCGTGTTACATTCATGACAG CACACAAATATCTCGGTCTGACTCGCGAAATTCTACAAACGGAATCATCTCTTAACTTACTGGTGACCCATCCTCTACCACGCTCATTTTACACTGGGGGAGGAATGCAAGCTTTGCGCGCCCGCTTCCAACCGGAAGCCCTGGCAAAAGAAAGCGTACACTATGACTCACTTAAGTCCTCGCCTAACGCCAGAGTGTCTAGTAAAGATTACTTCAACTACGTGCCTGCAAGTCCAACTGTCAAAGCTCCTTCCTTACCTGCGATGACCCCCAAACCTCTCTCTCCTATCATCCATAAGTCCTCCTTGGGACAGACAGCAACGACTACTGTTAAGAATGAACCCCTTAATGGCGGCTCCTCCCCCCTGGATGAAACAAGGGATAAAGTTCCATCATTTGGTCTCTCGACGGCTGCGGCAACCAACCCTGATGCCAGCTTCCGCCACGCAAGTCCATTCATCCGTCGCACATCAGCCATGCGCCAACAGGTGGCTGCTGGTGATCTCGCAATGTCTGTGCATAATTTGCCCGACGAATCCGGCCAGGCATATTATCGCCCGACCGCAATCACCCCTGGTCTGTCAAAAATGGATACTTGGCAACGACGATATTCCAGCTCCTGGAACTTGAATGACTCACCCCACACCGACGGCCAACCTGTAGATCCACAGAGAGATGACGAATCTCTTCTGAATGAGTCGTTCGATTTGAAAGAGGCAGTCCTCAACAGTATAGCTAAATCAATCGGACTGTATCAAGAGGCCGAAAGTAATTCAGACATGATCGCTCGCTCTTCCATGGCTCCGTCAGTGAGCGCGTTGTCGACTCCAAACTCACCTATGTTTCCTCCTAATGCGGGTACTCCATTACAAGGAAGTACGCGTTCTCGCCCTCCGCATTTTGGCAACGTTCTTGACCTCATAAACGCATCTAGCCAGAATGAAGGTGTCATCGGTGGTATGTTGCGCGAAGCCGCTTTCAACTCCCGTCCGGATGACGAAGCTAGTAGTATTTCTATGAGCCTCCATGACTCTCAAGGGGGAGCTAGCGGCGTTGATAGGAAGATTATGAAAGATCTCGAACGGCATGTGGAAATTTTGTTTTTCAAGAAAGGTAGCGTACTAgtaaaagaaggagagaggtcACCAGGTATGTACTATGTGATAGATGGTTTCCTGGAG acatctcttcctttccgcAGCACAAGCTCCAATCAGGAGAACCCTAATTCCACCCCAGGGAGCAAACACCGCCAGTCAAGTTTTGGAAGTTCGAATGAAAGGCCTTTCAAAACGGCTCTAGGCCTGGATACTTCCAAAGGCAAGGAATTAGATGACGGGTcgaagaaagatgaagccTTATTTACTGTCAAG CCTGGGGGTATCGCCGGTtatctttcttccctttgcTGTACAGATTCATATGTCGATATCAC GGCCAAAACAGATTGCTTTGTCGGGTTTCTTCCCCACCACACTCTGGAGAGAATTATTGAGCGACGACCAATTGTTCTATTGACATTGGCGAAGAGATTGCTATCTCTACTGTCGCCTCTTG TCCTCCATATTGACGCGGCTTTGGATTGGCAACAATTAAATGCCGGACAAGTTCTA TATGAGAAAGGCGATAAATCGACGGACTTCTACATCGTCATTA ATGGCCGTCTTCGAGCGTTCACTGAGAAGAACGACAATATGCACGTACTTCGTGAATATGGACAAAATGACTCTATCGGCGAACTCGACGTGATAACGGCTGTCGATCGCTCAGAAACTGTTCATGCCATTCGAGATTCTGAGCTTGTACGTATTCCGGCCGCATTATTTGACGCAATTAGCATTAAACACCCGGAGACGACGGTTCAGTTTATGAGATTGATCGCCGGTAGAGTGAGAAGGGCTttgggagatgagatgaaCGGTCGAGTCCCTGGCTTACCGACTACAGACATGAACCTCA AAACGGTGTGCGTACTTGGCTCTACGAGAAATGTTCCAGTTACGCAGTTCGCCGGTAAACTCAAAAATGCtttggaggagattgggGCGTCTACGTCGTACTTAGACCAAGGCATCGTAATGCGGCATCTTGGTAGGCATGCGTTTGCCCGTATTGG TAAACTTAAGGTAGCAGGATGGCTTGCCGATCAAGAA CAACATTACAGGACAGTTCTCTATGTTGCTGACTCTCCTCCGGCCAGCCAATGGACTCTGACTTGCATCCGCCAGGCTGATTTGGTACTAGTCGTTTCCATGGGTGACGACCCCTCTCTGGGCGAATACG AAAAATTGTTGCTTGCTACGAAAACAACGGCAAGAAAAGAACTAATTTTACTCCATGACGAACGGACTGTCGCTCCTGGATCGACACGTCAATGGCTTAGC AATCGACCATGGATACAAACTCATTATCACGTCGAATTGCCTGGGGTCGTGACGCCAGCCCGCCCTATACCTCCGGTGCACGATGCAGCGGCCATTGCGGCCTTCAAACATCTTCGCGAGCAAGTTGAAACCCGTATAAAAAAGTACCGGGGTCTGCGGCCATTTACTCGCCCTCGCCGTCCTCCTCATATGAACGACTTCGCTCGTATAGCTCGTCGTCTATGTGGCCAACAGATTGGCCTCGTTCTTGGGGGAGGAGGCGCACGAGGAATATCTCATATTGGGATGTTACAGGCGCTTGAAGAATTTGGTATCCCGATCGACGCAATTGGAGGCTGTTCAATTGGAAGCTTTGTAGGAGGCTTGTACGCAAGAGAAACTGATCTATTGGAAACAGCGGGAAGAACTAAGCAATTCTCGGGGAGGATGGGATCGATGTGGAGGATCCTAAGCGATGTCACTTACCCATTTGTTTCATATACGACTGGTCATGAGTTCA ATAGAGGTATAT ACAAAGCATTCTATAACACTCATATAGAAG ATTTTTGGATACCTTTCTTCGCCAATTCGACAAATATCACACATTCGCGCATGGAGGTGCACAGAACCGGTTATGCGTGGAGATATGTTCGTGCTTCTATGACTCTTGCCGGTCTATTGCCGCCTCTCTCGGACAATGGAAATT TACTTGTTGATGGTGGTTACATGGACAACACTCCCATTCAGCCTTTGCGCGAAAATGGTATCCGCGATATCATTGTTGTGGACGTTGGTTCGGTAGATGACACCTCTCCGAGAGACTATGGTGACTCAGTCTCCGGATGGTGGATCTTTTTCAATAG GTTTAATCCATTTTACGAAAGGAGGGTCCTATCGATGACAGAAATCTCATCACGACTTACCTA CGTCTCGAGTGTTAAGACGTTGGAGGGTGTTAAAGCAACCCCCGGCTGCCATTACATTGCCATGCCTGTTCAACAATTCGACACTCTAGGCGGCTTCAAGCGATTCTCCGAAGTCATGGAGATCGGATTGAAGGCCGGTCGAGAgactttgaagaagtggaaggaggaggggaagtTGCCAACTGGTTTGGTCGATGAAGCCAAAGGAAGCAAAGCCGTGCAACGTGGGAACAGACTCAGGCGAATGTCAATCTGA
- a CDS encoding hypothetical protein (Match to EST gb|CF189740.1|CF189740), translating to MYRSIPLFRSTFPHYIRHSMAISYRPKPVKLLHKTFSMRRFADGPPEPLALTKDEITDMLLRVLNQFKQIDSSKLIGNASFTTDLGFDSLDHSELIMSVEETFDIDVADNDICELDSMDKSGSHMLQSPGHKLMLAFSC from the exons ATGTATCGATCTATCCCCCTTTTCCGTTCGACCTTCCCTCATTATATTAGACACTCCATGGCCATTTCATATCGACCAAAGCCCGTCAAATTGCTTCACAAAACATTTTCTATGAGAAGATTTGCAGATGGTCCGCCAGAACCCCTGGCGCTGACCAAGGATGAGATTACGGATATGTTACTGAGAGTGCTCAACCAGTTCAAACAAATTGACAGTAGCAAG CTTATTGGCAATGCGTCTTTCACCACCGATCTGGGCTTTGATTCTCTTGATCACTCCGAACTTATTATGTCTGTTGAAGAGACTTTCGATATCGACGTTGCCGACAATGACATTTGCGAGCTTGACAGCATGGATAAAAGTGGGTCGCATATGCTCCAGAGCCCTGGGCACAAGTTGATGCTAGCTTTTAGCTGTTGA
- a CDS encoding hypothetical protein (HMMPfam hit to RRN3, RNA polymerase I specific transcription initiation factor RRN3, score: 157.9, E(): 2.2e-44), whose product MPLSSITSASLLMTKVVKLPQPSNPVPKSRQKSKKFAGVMVTNDSPVSGSSRASSMAGRKRPRESDGDGKIRSRRTKSTGDAKDSRGSSSSAKDREAFQRSLIAVFVPKALQESKEGNMTHYNDLLAHFLPTPTMPIVNLPPLLPLLRAVSAHVSLLSPDIHGSLVSAIISLPWATGDEKFVRAFIGWAAVLVTAQPGWMKEIVGMGVKGLTWQPCFGAPSTVSRRVFHARHHLLLSHLISLVPTLPNVLQPLMIRHFPNKREPEVSQTTWIRNCCELVGYCPELGGRMWGEIVDRMLRIDVEITNSLDQDDDESSDDEYEPQMATPQSIMTTLDPLDLLISQEIPRSRSVSHSPEIGVDDEDSEGDPDPDDLSSVDGAESDAEDIAVNELKEAEERAKKNANTKAMREKLDGMLFHFFQHLEEYLAGRKEHPSALEMASERMETDVRSGASTPTVETPSIASTSLSRKQPPSPAQSLSYFQTLLNLFSRQILPTASTQHIPFLLFLTSSFSPAHTELFLGLLVSQALYATTSTVPSINSQPVSMNQRIAATVYIGSVVCRARFVTDDQARTVLTYLLAYMDGKLHQSRVNKRHSTDELPLFYAVCQAAMLIFCFRWRAFLAGADKEGDGVLGDMEMDGESVDDEGKAEGKWMADLDVLQNAITSDLNPLLGCNPTVVSTFAKVAHHTNFAYCFSIIEANQQSSHPRSSSSHALSKTAVPASRSSSGAGSNRQDPTFGSQTLPRQARQLNVDAGLDSYFPFDPYDLPKSKRFIETLYRTWDEVAIDGGLDSDSDGSSESESDSQAGDKSDGESSFEDHLAPKGLPLPKLKVGSYGDRRRSLWDSKQDAGLSSSLEGMSISPGRIGMGVFTS is encoded by the exons ATGCCCCTCTCATCCATCACATCCGCCTCCCTGCTTATGACAAAAGTCGTAAAGCTTCCCCAGCCATCCAATCCAGTTCCAAAATCGAGACAGAAGTCAAAAAAGTTCGCCGGCGTCATGGTCACCAACGATTCTCCTGTATCAGGTTCCTCCAGAGCGTCTTCCAtggcaggaaggaagaggcctCGGGAATCTGATGGTGATGGCAAAATCCGCTCAAGACGGACAAAGAGTACTGGGGATGCCAAAGATAGCAGGGGTTCTAGCTCAAGTGCCAAAGATCGTGAGGCATTCCAGCGAAGCCTCATAGCTGTTTTCGTTCCGAAGGCACTGCAGGAGTCCAAGGAGGGCAATATGACCCATTATAATGATCTCTTGGCTCATTTTCTTCCAACCCCGACAATGCCAATTGTCAATCTGCCGCCACTGCTTCCCCTCCTGCGTGCTGTTTCAGCTCAtgtctctcttctttcgcctGATATTCATGGATCTTTGGTTTCAGCCATAATCAGCTTACCTTGGGCGACCGGCGACGAAAAGTTTGTCAGGGCGTTCATCGGATGGGCAGCTGTACTCGTCACCGCACAGCCCggatggatgaaggagattgtCGGGATGGGCGTCAAGGGTTTGACATGGC AACCTTGTTTTGGAGCTCCAAGCACAGTATCCCGACGAGTTTTCCATGCCCGACATCATCTTTTGCTTTCCCATTTGATTTCCTTGGTCCCCACCCTTCCAAATGTCTTGCAACCTCTTATGATACGTCATTTCCCCAATAAAAGAGAGCCAGAAGTCTCTCAAACAACCTGGATACGAAACTGCTGCGAGCTCGTTGGCTATTGTCCGGAATTAGGGGGTAGAATGTGGGGGGAGATCGTCGATAGGATGCTGAGAATTGAT GTTGAAATAACCAATAGCTTGGatcaagatgatgatgaaagtTCGGACGATGAATATGAACCCCAAATGGCCACCCCGCAATCGATAATGACAACGCTCGATCCGTTGGACCTTCTTATATCGCAGGAAATTCCTCGGTCCCGGTCTGTTTCCCATTCTCCCGAAATCGGTGTAGATGACGAGGATTCTGAGGGTGATCCAGATCCGGACGATCTGTCCTCCGTAGATGGAGCTGAGTCTGATGCGGAGGACATAGCCGTAAATGAATTgaaggaagcagaagaacgTGCCAAGAAGAATGCAAACACCAAAGCAATGCGCGAAAAACTCGACGGAATGCTGTTTCATTTTTTCCAGCATCTTGAAGAATATTTGGCGGGGAGAAAAGAGCATCCTTCCGCCCTCGAGATGGCTTCGGAGAGAATGGAAACAGATGTCAGATCTGGAGCTTCTACACCAACTGTGGAAACTCCGTCTATCGCCTCCACGTCCCTCAGTCGGAAGCAACCTCCATCTCCGGCTCAGTCATTATCATACTTTCAAACCCTGCTTAACCTCTTCTCGCGACAGATTCTTCCGACAGCTTCAACCCAGCACatacctttccttcttttcctcacatcatccttctccccagCGCATACAGAGCTGTTTTTGGGATTGCTTGTATCGCAAGCTCTTTACGCCACAACTTCGACTGTGCCATCTATCAACTCTCAACCCGTTTCCATGAACCAACGTATTGCGGCCACAGTCTATATAGGTTCCGTGGTCTGTCGTGCGCGCTTCGTCACCGATGACCAAGCCCGGACGGTTCTCACTTACCTCCTTGCCTATATGGATGGGAAACTCCATCAGTCCCGGGTGAACAAGCGCCATTCAACAGACGAGCTTCCGCTATTCTACGCGGTTTGTCAAGCGGCCATGTTAATTTTCTGTTTCCGGTGGCGGGCATTTCTGGCAGGTGCAGATAAGGAAGGTGACGGCGTCTTGGGCGATATGGAAATGGATGGCGAAtctgttgatgatgaaggaaagGCGGAGGGCAAATGGATGGCAGACCTGGATGTGCTGCAGAACGCCATCACTAGTGACCTGAATCCTTTACTT GGCTGCAATCCGACGGTAGTCTCAACTTTTGCTAAAGTTGCCCATCACACTAATTTCGCGTATtgcttctccatcatcgaAGCTAATCAACAATCCTCCCATCCACgatcgtcttcttcgcacGCTCTGTCCAAAACCGCCGTTCCCGCAAGCCGTTCCTCGTCTGGTGCTGGTTCCAATCGTCAGGATCCGACTTTCGGTTCGCAGACGCTTCCCAGGCAAGCCAGGCAGCTGAATGTCGATGCCGGTCTGGATAGCTATTTCCCATTTGATCCGTATGATCTTCCTAAGTCGAAAAGATTTATTGAAACGCTATACAGAACGTGGGATGAAGTAGCGATTGATGGGGGCTTGGATTCTGACTCGGACGGCAGTTCTGAATCGGAGTCCGATTCTCAGGCAGGAGACAAATCGGACGGTGAATCCTCTTTTGAAGATCACCTTGCACCAAAGGGGCTGCCTCTGCCCAAACTAAAAGTGGGGAGCTATGGTGACCGCCGAAGGAGTCTCTGGGACTCTAAACAGGATGCGGGTTTGTCAAGTAGCTTGGAAGGGATGAGCATATCTCCTGGAAGAATAGGAATGGGGGTTTTCACATCCTAG